The following proteins come from a genomic window of Brevibacillus antibioticus:
- a CDS encoding DUF3139 domain-containing protein yields MNKKIMIIVFLGLILISVPVIYVQGTLLSLENQVRQHLITEKDIDEKTIVSVNSVFGKLPLFSVEVIFADEPDVKYFYTEKNGKIVTLHSTIKPKEYKYKHK; encoded by the coding sequence ATGAACAAAAAAATAATGATTATAGTTTTCCTAGGCTTAATCCTTATCTCTGTTCCAGTTATATATGTTCAAGGAACTTTGTTAAGCTTAGAGAATCAGGTACGCCAACATCTCATTACCGAGAAAGATATTGATGAGAAAACAATAGTTAGTGTAAATAGCGTTTTTGGGAAGCTTCCGCTCTTTAGTGTAGAAGTTATTTTTGCTGACGAACCCGATGTAAAATACTTTTATACTGAAAAAAACGGAAAAATAGTAACTTTACATTCAACGATTAAACCCAAAGAATACAAATACAAACATAAATGA
- a CDS encoding VanZ family protein produces the protein MEARLRKLIFIGTILYTILILFFMFFAFNRLDGATSVDSYTFILVPEGVPLTFPELNYSWIVDFGNVAAFIPFGLLFPLLYRVRFGKFISLFVLAIFVLETVQALTYLGSFDVNDVISNTIGAAIGYVAYRVGFSSNLSYKKLMASALTIVVLVFGVMVVSEILKKREGPVQSLTVMKEMTGTTPMTENLPSFSIAGERIEPKMNVYSSEAESTKTYHYILGNQKNVWLSFYFGIPDNGDSKGEAKIIVDGQELPQLNEQSYQGAEALREMPFNEVNEITIIVSGNAKLWDVGIRGMQHWWE, from the coding sequence ATGGAAGCGAGATTACGGAAACTCATCTTTATAGGAACCATTCTATATACTATTTTAATATTATTTTTTATGTTCTTTGCGTTTAACAGACTTGACGGTGCAACTAGTGTAGATAGTTACACCTTTATCCTTGTCCCAGAAGGAGTACCACTTACATTTCCAGAACTAAATTATTCATGGATTGTTGATTTCGGAAACGTTGCTGCTTTTATCCCTTTTGGACTACTATTTCCCCTGTTGTATCGTGTAAGATTTGGGAAGTTCATATCCTTGTTTGTCTTAGCGATTTTCGTTCTAGAAACAGTTCAGGCCCTAACCTATCTAGGTAGCTTTGATGTAAATGATGTGATATCCAATACAATAGGTGCAGCGATTGGTTATGTTGCCTATCGAGTTGGATTTTCTTCAAACCTTTCTTATAAAAAGCTCATGGCTTCGGCTCTAACCATTGTTGTACTTGTATTTGGAGTCATGGTTGTCTCTGAAATCCTCAAAAAAAGAGAAGGCCCCGTTCAATCATTAACGGTTATGAAAGAAATGACAGGAACTACACCTATGACTGAGAATCTCCCAAGCTTTTCGATAGCAGGTGAGCGAATAGAGCCGAAAATGAACGTGTATAGCAGTGAAGCGGAATCAACCAAAACATACCACTATATTCTGGGGAACCAAAAAAATGTCTGGCTTTCTTTCTATTTCGGCATTCCCGACAATGGAGACTCAAAGGGTGAAGCCAAGATCATCGTAGATGGACAAGAACTACCTCAGTTAAACGAACAATCCTATCAAGGGGCAGAGGCTTTAAGGGAGATGCCTTTTAACGAGGTAAACGAAATTACCATTATCGTTTCCGGAAACGCTAAGCTGTGGGATGTTGGAATCCGTGGAATGCAACATTGGTGGGAGTGA
- a CDS encoding pseudouridine-5'-phosphate glycosidase: MKQYLTFTEEVRHALENNLPVVALETTIISHGMPYPQNIEMAKEVEQIIRDNGAVPATIGIMDGKIKIGLTDSELEEFATNKNVAKVSRRDFAYILASGKIGATTVAATMIAAEMAGIHMFATGGIGGVHREGEITWDVSADLTELAQTDVAVVCAGAKSILDIGRTLEYLETQGVPVVGYRTDEFPSFFARESGFGVDMRIDTPEEVGKMMNTKWDLGLKGGMIIANPVPESDALNHEEIETVIQKALAEAKENNIAGKQVTPFMLDKVKKLTEGKSLATNIALVKHNAEVAAKIAVAYQKEANQGK; this comes from the coding sequence ATGAAACAATATTTGACCTTTACTGAGGAAGTACGCCACGCATTGGAGAACAATCTGCCGGTAGTTGCGCTGGAGACGACGATTATTTCGCATGGTATGCCATATCCGCAAAATATTGAAATGGCAAAAGAAGTAGAACAAATCATTCGCGACAACGGTGCCGTACCAGCTACGATCGGGATCATGGACGGCAAGATCAAAATCGGGTTGACGGACAGCGAGCTGGAAGAGTTTGCGACGAACAAAAATGTAGCAAAAGTAAGCCGCCGCGACTTCGCTTACATTTTGGCTAGCGGTAAAATTGGTGCGACTACAGTAGCCGCTACCATGATCGCAGCTGAGATGGCTGGCATCCACATGTTTGCAACTGGCGGAATCGGCGGGGTACACCGTGAAGGCGAAATCACTTGGGACGTATCTGCTGACCTGACTGAGTTGGCGCAAACAGATGTAGCTGTAGTATGCGCAGGCGCAAAATCGATCCTTGATATCGGCCGCACTCTCGAATATTTGGAAACACAAGGTGTACCAGTTGTGGGCTACCGCACGGATGAATTCCCATCCTTCTTCGCTCGCGAAAGCGGATTTGGCGTAGACATGCGTATCGATACACCAGAAGAAGTCGGTAAGATGATGAACACCAAATGGGATCTGGGACTCAAAGGCGGTATGATTATCGCGAATCCAGTACCAGAATCTGATGCACTCAACCACGAGGAAATCGAGACTGTGATCCAAAAAGCACTCGCAGAAGCTAAAGAAAACAACATTGCAGGTAAACAGGTAACGCCATTCATGCTCGATAAAGTGAAAAAGCTGACAGAAGGCAAGAGCTTGGCAACAAACATCGCGCTGGTGAAACACAATGCTGAAGTAGCTGCGAAAATCGCGGTAGCTTATCAGAAAGAAGCGAATCAAGGTAAATAA
- a CDS encoding carbohydrate kinase, with protein MEKDMQILHHIRQNPFITQQELADLIGISRSAVAGYIAQLTKRGEIKGRAYVLRDEGMIACIGGANLDRKARGKQQVRLHSSNPVTIMESCGGVARNIAENLGRLGCNTSLITSIGEDKEGEWLLQETKKHGVHISQVWRLPTQRTGTYTALLDIDGEMVVSLANMDIYDALTPEMFAEKWSHIAAAHVVFIDTNIPADCLAYIIERCREENILLFVDPVSSIKAKKLPQQLDGVEAILPNREEAELMAGMKITTIEECAEACRKIRERGVKHVIVTLGEEGIYYQSEDVEEHMLPYPTEVVDVTGAGDAFASGLLYGIVNGESFQSACRLGLAASALTLQTDQSVSPLLKAEQLELAVEQFEKER; from the coding sequence GTGGAAAAAGACATGCAGATCCTTCATCATATCCGGCAAAATCCTTTTATCACGCAACAAGAGCTGGCTGATCTAATAGGCATCTCACGTTCAGCGGTAGCTGGCTACATCGCACAGTTGACCAAACGCGGGGAAATTAAAGGACGGGCTTATGTACTTCGTGATGAAGGAATGATTGCCTGTATCGGTGGGGCCAACCTGGACCGCAAAGCACGCGGCAAGCAACAGGTGCGTCTACACTCATCCAATCCCGTTACGATTATGGAATCGTGTGGAGGGGTGGCGCGGAATATCGCGGAGAACCTCGGTCGTCTTGGCTGCAATACGTCCCTCATCACCAGCATTGGTGAGGACAAAGAAGGCGAATGGCTCTTGCAGGAGACGAAAAAGCACGGGGTGCACATCAGCCAAGTGTGGCGACTGCCTACACAGCGGACAGGAACGTATACCGCGCTACTCGATATTGATGGCGAGATGGTTGTTTCCTTGGCGAACATGGATATTTACGATGCTCTTACACCAGAGATGTTCGCGGAAAAATGGTCGCACATTGCAGCAGCCCACGTGGTTTTCATTGATACAAACATTCCGGCGGACTGCTTGGCCTACATCATCGAACGTTGCCGGGAGGAAAATATCCTGCTCTTCGTTGACCCGGTCTCTTCCATTAAAGCTAAGAAGCTCCCACAGCAATTGGACGGAGTAGAAGCGATTTTGCCGAATCGCGAAGAAGCCGAGCTGATGGCTGGCATGAAGATCACGACGATCGAAGAATGCGCCGAGGCTTGCCGCAAGATCAGGGAACGAGGCGTCAAGCACGTCATTGTGACCTTGGGCGAAGAAGGCATTTACTATCAATCCGAGGACGTGGAGGAGCATATGCTTCCATACCCAACGGAAGTAGTAGATGTAACGGGTGCGGGAGATGCGTTCGCGTCGGGACTCTTGTATGGCATTGTAAACGGAGAGTCTTTCCAGAGCGCGTGCCGCCTTGGATTGGCAGCATCCGCTCTGACATTGCAAACAGATCAGTCCGTATCTCCTCTATTAAAAGCAGAACAATTGGAACTGGCCGTAGAACAATTCGAAAAGGAGCGATAA
- a CDS encoding MarR family winged helix-turn-helix transcriptional regulator has translation MSDKPLRNDPLDLFVVLSRSYNWVTAHSNRHIREHGLNPTEFGVLEVLFHKGPQPLQQIGEKILISSGNITYVVDKLEKKQLLIRKPCSADRRVIYAELTEKGHQFLSEIFPPHQLAIEKAMEGLTPEEQRQAIELLKKLGRTAQATY, from the coding sequence ATGTCTGACAAACCACTGCGAAATGATCCCCTCGATCTTTTTGTCGTTTTATCAAGGTCATACAACTGGGTTACCGCTCACTCCAATCGTCACATTCGCGAGCATGGACTAAATCCAACTGAATTCGGCGTACTAGAGGTATTATTTCATAAAGGTCCTCAACCATTGCAGCAAATTGGCGAAAAAATATTGATCTCCAGCGGAAACATTACCTACGTTGTAGATAAGCTAGAAAAGAAGCAACTGCTTATTCGCAAGCCCTGTTCGGCAGACCGCCGCGTCATTTATGCGGAGCTCACGGAAAAAGGGCACCAATTTTTGTCCGAAATCTTCCCTCCTCATCAACTCGCAATTGAGAAAGCGATGGAAGGTCTCACACCAGAAGAACAGCGACAAGCAATCGAACTGCTAAAAAAGTTGGGACGCACTGCTCAAGCTACTTATTAG
- a CDS encoding FMN-dependent NADH-azoreductase, whose product MSKVLFIKANDRPVEQATSVKLYEAFTKAYKETHPNDEIVELDLFAENLPYYGNDMLTAMWKAGNGIELSADEQKRADLVNKYLNQFTAADKVVFAFPMWNFTVPAVLHSYMDYLSQAGKTFKYTAEGPVGLMGDKKVALLSARGGVYSEGPMAQMEMANKYVRTLLGFWGVSNVTEVIVEGHNQFQDKAAELVAAGVEKAVKLAESF is encoded by the coding sequence ATGAGTAAAGTACTTTTTATTAAAGCAAACGATCGCCCAGTTGAGCAGGCTACAAGTGTAAAGCTGTACGAAGCTTTCACGAAAGCATACAAAGAAACACATCCAAATGACGAAATCGTTGAGTTGGATCTGTTTGCTGAAAACCTCCCTTATTACGGTAACGATATGCTGACCGCTATGTGGAAAGCAGGAAACGGCATCGAGCTGTCTGCTGATGAGCAAAAACGCGCTGACTTGGTTAACAAATACCTGAACCAGTTTACAGCAGCAGACAAAGTCGTATTTGCTTTCCCAATGTGGAACTTCACCGTTCCTGCTGTTCTGCACTCGTACATGGATTACCTCTCCCAAGCAGGTAAAACATTCAAGTACACAGCTGAAGGTCCAGTTGGTCTGATGGGCGACAAGAAAGTAGCTCTGTTGAGCGCACGCGGTGGCGTTTATTCCGAAGGACCTATGGCACAGATGGAAATGGCAAACAAATACGTTCGCACGCTCCTCGGCTTCTGGGGCGTTAGCAATGTAACCGAAGTAATCGTAGAAGGTCACAACCAATTCCAAGACAAAGCAGCTGAGCTCGTTGCAGCTGGTGTAGAAAAAGCAGTAAAACTGGCGGAATCCTTCTAA
- a CDS encoding DoxX family protein, whose translation MLDTGLLLIRLVIGLTFAGHGTQKLFGWFGGYGLKGTGGWLESIGVKPGVAMAFVAGLSELVGGLMFAAGVGIWPSAILLAFTMLVAILKVHGQNGYWVTQNGFEYNLTLMAVVIGVALIGPGAYILF comes from the coding sequence GTGTTGGATACTGGATTGTTGTTGATTCGTTTGGTCATCGGTTTGACGTTTGCAGGTCATGGTACGCAGAAGTTGTTTGGTTGGTTTGGCGGTTATGGGTTGAAAGGAACAGGCGGCTGGCTGGAGTCCATCGGAGTGAAACCTGGCGTAGCGATGGCCTTTGTCGCTGGATTATCTGAGCTCGTTGGTGGTCTGATGTTTGCGGCAGGCGTAGGTATCTGGCCAAGTGCTATTTTGCTCGCTTTCACCATGCTGGTTGCCATTCTAAAGGTACACGGTCAAAATGGATATTGGGTCACACAAAACGGATTCGAATACAACCTGACGTTAATGGCAGTTGTTATTGGTGTAGCGTTGATCGGTCCAGGGGCATACATTTTGTTTTAA
- a CDS encoding pirin family protein, whose amino-acid sequence MEIRVFTQNEQAKGHFGDGEIVENKPIGFPHEGSVVKRVGPLFYWAWAKSLKTFEIPLHPHSGFEILSYVLTGTVGHRDTLGNLQEVSTGGAQIMQTGSGAYHAEELGKDTEMFQIWFEPHLAQTTKQPPTYHQYDHEEFPSEDVDGVQVKHIIGSSAPIQLVTDSLMSDITIPAGKSYAQELPAGYAHAVVIVEGNGSVAEKATVSENHTPATKGDFVVLSSEDSSTAIYTASTDAPLRLVLIQVPTEVDYPLYRK is encoded by the coding sequence ATGGAAATCCGCGTCTTCACACAAAACGAGCAAGCAAAAGGACATTTTGGCGATGGTGAAATCGTAGAGAACAAACCAATTGGCTTCCCTCATGAAGGCTCCGTTGTCAAACGGGTAGGACCACTTTTTTACTGGGCATGGGCAAAATCACTGAAGACATTTGAAATTCCGCTGCACCCTCACTCCGGCTTCGAAATTTTGTCGTATGTCCTCACAGGGACAGTCGGGCATCGGGACACGCTCGGAAACCTTCAAGAAGTGTCGACAGGCGGCGCGCAGATCATGCAAACCGGTTCAGGCGCGTACCATGCAGAAGAGCTTGGCAAGGATACGGAAATGTTTCAAATCTGGTTTGAACCGCATCTCGCTCAAACGACGAAGCAACCGCCGACCTACCATCAGTATGATCATGAGGAGTTTCCGTCTGAGGATGTAGATGGTGTGCAAGTGAAACACATCATCGGATCGTCTGCTCCCATTCAGTTGGTCACGGATTCCTTGATGAGCGATATCACGATTCCCGCTGGAAAATCGTATGCACAAGAACTCCCGGCTGGTTATGCTCACGCAGTCGTCATAGTGGAAGGAAACGGAAGCGTTGCAGAGAAAGCAACTGTCAGCGAGAATCACACCCCAGCAACCAAAGGTGACTTTGTCGTTCTCTCCTCCGAGGACAGCAGCACAGCCATCTACACAGCATCAACGGATGCTCCGCTCCGCCTGGTGTTGATTCAAGTACCAACTGAGGTTGATTATCCACTCTATCGTAAATAA
- a CDS encoding cytochrome ubiquinol oxidase subunit I — MTRAIFGTTMAFHIIFATMGVGLPLMILLVELLFWRTRDRDYEIMAKRWTKAQAILLGVAIPSGTIAGVQLSLLWPGFMEIVGKVISLPFQIEIFAFFVEALFMSIYVYAAHRLSRNMRLLSLFMVLLGATASAILITNIHAFEGTPTGFRMVDGQVVDVDPWKAFFNPSFFVTAGHVTVSAYMTGAFIVAGVAAWKMLRAQKGSRVYLYHQKALLAGLIVGGTFSLLTALNGHESAQLLHKYQPEKLAAAEGLFETQAYAPLAIGGFTDPETKEVKYAIEIPWALSFLAANRFDEVVVGLDDFPQELWPPLYIHTLFNGMVIIGSLLIFVGFIGFAWKKLLKRSQFPRWVLWVFVASGPLALFGIEFGWIFACTGRQPWVVYRVMKTVDAATQAAGISTLFWIFLSVYVFFAIVTLLVFRSYFGRHPLELDPPEQPKVDGGTA, encoded by the coding sequence ATGACCAGAGCCATATTCGGGACGACTATGGCCTTTCACATTATTTTTGCGACCATGGGTGTTGGCCTCCCGCTCATGATCTTGCTGGTGGAGCTTCTCTTTTGGCGGACGCGTGACCGCGATTACGAGATAATGGCCAAACGCTGGACAAAAGCCCAGGCGATCTTGTTAGGTGTCGCGATCCCCTCCGGAACGATTGCTGGTGTCCAGCTTTCCCTGCTATGGCCTGGGTTCATGGAGATTGTCGGCAAGGTGATTTCGCTGCCTTTTCAGATCGAAATATTCGCTTTCTTCGTGGAAGCCTTATTTATGTCGATCTACGTCTACGCGGCTCACCGCCTATCCCGCAACATGCGTTTGTTGAGCTTATTCATGGTTTTGCTTGGTGCGACAGCCTCCGCGATCCTGATTACGAATATCCACGCCTTTGAAGGCACGCCAACCGGCTTTCGGATGGTCGATGGGCAGGTCGTCGACGTGGACCCGTGGAAAGCTTTTTTCAATCCCAGCTTTTTCGTGACGGCAGGTCATGTAACTGTCTCTGCTTATATGACAGGGGCATTCATCGTCGCTGGAGTAGCAGCGTGGAAAATGCTGCGCGCCCAAAAAGGCAGTCGGGTTTATTTGTATCATCAAAAAGCACTCTTGGCCGGCTTGATTGTGGGTGGCACCTTTTCCCTTTTAACCGCCTTGAACGGTCATGAATCCGCACAGCTTTTGCATAAATACCAGCCGGAAAAGCTGGCGGCCGCAGAAGGACTGTTTGAAACACAAGCATATGCCCCACTGGCGATTGGCGGCTTTACTGATCCTGAGACGAAAGAAGTCAAATACGCCATCGAGATTCCATGGGCGCTCAGCTTCCTTGCAGCCAACCGCTTTGACGAGGTCGTGGTTGGTCTGGACGATTTTCCACAGGAGCTATGGCCTCCCCTCTACATCCATACGCTGTTTAACGGGATGGTCATCATCGGTAGCTTGTTGATCTTTGTAGGTTTCATCGGCTTCGCTTGGAAGAAGCTCCTAAAGCGCTCTCAGTTTCCCCGTTGGGTTCTCTGGGTCTTTGTCGCGAGTGGACCGCTCGCCTTGTTCGGCATCGAATTCGGCTGGATTTTTGCCTGCACAGGCCGCCAGCCATGGGTAGTTTATCGTGTGATGAAAACAGTAGACGCCGCTACCCAAGCAGCAGGCATCTCTACCCTTTTTTGGATTTTCCTCTCGGTGTACGTATTTTTCGCGATTGTCACCCTGCTCGTATTCCGTAGCTATTTTGGCCGCCATCCCTTGGAGCTCGATCCGCCAGAACAGCCGAAAGTGGACGGAGGAACGGCATGA
- a CDS encoding cytochrome d ubiquinol oxidase subunit II translates to MTDTIIAITLLWIFVVIYSVAASFDFGAGFWSMIYLNREKNKATQIANRYLSPSWEVVNVFIVLIVVALVTFFPGATYTLGSLLLVPGCLVVLLMLIRSTFMVFSHLIFKYDKMLSIVSGITGILVPALLISVLPVTQGGLSRTINGVEYLDWGLFLTSPHVYSYIGLAVSSTLYLSSLLLADYSFVAGEMQAFTVYRRDAVLLGPLTLLAALVTVLTMQLEAKWLYDRILDYLPWLIASAVCFFISYITLLLPQDRRYLGIHLPRIAVIVATTQYLLASYAYGAARLPYIVYPTVTIESSFTHPDTFHALFICYLVGFAILVPGFIYFWRLFMRDEQYVRQK, encoded by the coding sequence ATGACCGACACGATTATTGCTATTACGCTGCTCTGGATTTTCGTCGTCATCTATTCCGTCGCAGCCTCCTTCGACTTCGGTGCTGGTTTTTGGTCGATGATCTATTTGAATCGGGAAAAAAACAAAGCCACCCAAATCGCCAATCGCTACCTCTCGCCCTCCTGGGAGGTCGTGAATGTCTTTATCGTGTTAATTGTGGTCGCACTCGTTACCTTTTTCCCTGGTGCGACCTACACATTGGGGAGTCTGCTGCTGGTTCCCGGATGTCTCGTGGTGTTATTGATGCTGATTCGCAGTACGTTCATGGTGTTTTCTCATCTGATTTTCAAGTATGACAAGATGCTCAGCATCGTCTCAGGCATTACCGGGATATTGGTGCCAGCTCTGTTAATCAGCGTGCTCCCTGTGACACAAGGCGGGTTGTCTCGAACGATCAATGGTGTGGAGTATCTCGATTGGGGACTCTTTTTGACCAGCCCGCACGTCTATTCTTATATTGGTCTTGCCGTCAGCAGCACACTCTACCTCTCTTCGCTGCTTCTCGCAGACTACTCCTTCGTCGCAGGTGAAATGCAAGCCTTCACCGTCTACCGTCGGGATGCAGTGCTTCTGGGGCCGCTTACGTTGCTTGCGGCATTGGTTACCGTGCTCACGATGCAACTGGAGGCAAAATGGCTATATGACCGCATTCTCGACTATTTGCCGTGGCTCATTGCATCGGCGGTCTGTTTTTTCATTAGTTATATCACTCTCTTGCTACCCCAAGATCGTCGATACTTGGGCATCCATCTTCCGCGGATTGCGGTTATTGTTGCCACGACGCAATACCTGCTCGCCAGCTATGCGTACGGTGCGGCGCGCCTCCCCTATATCGTCTATCCCACTGTGACGATTGAGTCCAGCTTTACACATCCGGATACGTTCCACGCTCTGTTCATTTGTTATTTGGTCGGCTTTGCGATTCTCGTACCCGGTTTTATTTATTTCTGGCGTCTGTTCATGAGGGACGAGCAGTATGTACGGCAAAAATAG
- a CDS encoding Lrp/AsnC family transcriptional regulator, which produces MDQIDYKIMSLLHENSRIPFAELGRIIGMTQPAVKERVRRLEEQGIITGYHASISQEKLGKHTTAFVMFRTKQCAAFIDFCKQSPEVTDMYRISGEYNYMLKVVTRSTEELVAFSERTGDFGFSYTLIVLTAPFEQKMMLEEEKIF; this is translated from the coding sequence GTGGACCAAATTGATTACAAAATCATGAGCTTGTTGCACGAAAATTCCCGGATACCATTCGCGGAGCTTGGGAGAATCATCGGGATGACGCAGCCTGCCGTGAAGGAGCGGGTTCGTCGTCTGGAGGAGCAGGGAATCATTACGGGCTACCACGCATCGATCTCTCAGGAAAAACTCGGTAAGCACACGACTGCTTTTGTCATGTTCCGCACCAAGCAATGTGCGGCGTTCATCGATTTCTGCAAGCAATCACCGGAAGTGACGGACATGTACCGGATTAGTGGGGAGTATAACTACATGCTGAAAGTGGTAACAAGGTCGACGGAGGAATTGGTTGCCTTTTCGGAACGCACCGGAGATTTCGGCTTCTCCTATACATTGATTGTGCTAACGGCGCCGTTTGAGCAAAAAATGATGCTGGAGGAAGAGAAAATCTTCTGA
- a CDS encoding MFS transporter yields MPKKFLILLLALGEFMIGTAESIVTGIIGMIADDTHVSLSLAGQLVTAFSLAFAFGAPVLIALTAGVERKKLILWTLFSFIVANLLASISPSFSLLMVSRILLGLCGGIYTVVALAQAANMASPEKKGSSIAIILMGFSLSLVLGVPIGTMLGDIWGWRPVFALIAVLTLVPFFAILAYLPKQQGEEAVPLRKQLAALGNKRVIHALFISLFFVTGYSTVYTYITPLLQSTSAMTTAWVSTTLFLAGLASVAGSRIGGVSTDKWGIRPTLYVSLLFHAAILLILPLSSQLFTWAIITVMFWIAAVQTTVPAQQYYLITLSPHSSQVALSMNTSVFQLGLALGAGLGGVIVDHVGIVHISWVGGLLVLVGFGFAWASFATEKRQASLQA; encoded by the coding sequence TTGCCTAAAAAATTTTTAATCCTATTGCTGGCATTGGGAGAATTCATGATTGGCACTGCCGAGTCAATCGTGACCGGAATCATCGGCATGATCGCCGATGACACTCATGTCTCCCTCTCCCTCGCTGGTCAGTTAGTGACTGCCTTTTCCCTTGCCTTTGCCTTTGGGGCTCCGGTCTTGATCGCGCTCACCGCGGGAGTAGAGCGCAAAAAACTCATCCTTTGGACACTGTTTTCTTTCATAGTGGCAAACCTGCTCGCATCCATAAGCCCAAGCTTCTCCCTATTGATGGTATCCCGCATTCTGCTGGGGCTTTGCGGAGGTATCTACACCGTGGTAGCTCTCGCGCAAGCTGCTAACATGGCCTCCCCAGAGAAAAAAGGCAGCTCCATCGCGATCATCCTCATGGGCTTCAGCCTATCGCTCGTGCTTGGTGTTCCAATTGGCACCATGCTGGGAGACATCTGGGGATGGCGTCCTGTTTTCGCGCTCATTGCCGTCCTGACACTCGTTCCCTTCTTCGCCATCTTGGCCTATTTGCCGAAGCAGCAGGGGGAAGAAGCCGTCCCGCTACGCAAGCAGTTGGCCGCACTCGGCAACAAACGGGTGATTCATGCGCTCTTTATCTCTTTGTTCTTTGTCACAGGGTATTCTACCGTCTATACCTACATCACTCCGCTTCTACAGAGCACTTCCGCCATGACGACTGCTTGGGTAAGCACCACGCTTTTCTTGGCAGGCCTCGCTAGTGTGGCCGGCTCGCGGATCGGAGGCGTCTCCACCGACAAATGGGGGATTCGCCCTACGCTGTATGTCAGCTTGCTTTTCCATGCGGCTATCCTGCTGATCCTGCCGCTGTCTTCGCAACTGTTCACGTGGGCAATCATCACCGTTATGTTCTGGATCGCTGCCGTGCAAACCACCGTTCCAGCCCAGCAGTATTATTTGATCACGCTGTCCCCTCACTCTTCGCAGGTGGCCCTCAGCATGAATACCTCGGTTTTTCAGCTTGGACTGGCGCTGGGTGCAGGACTTGGTGGAGTGATCGTAGACCATGTAGGTATTGTTCACATCAGCTGGGTCGGCGGTCTGCTCGTCCTCGTCGGCTTTGGCTTTGCATGGGCTTCGTTTGCTACGGAAAAAAGGCAGGCAAGCTTGCAAGCGTAA